The proteins below come from a single Halobacillus salinarum genomic window:
- the fliS gene encoding flagellar export chaperone FliS, giving the protein MSIQAYQNNSVETASPGELTLMLYNGCLKFIKQAKKAMETNQIEAKNTSIQKAQNIVQELMVTMDQGYEITQQILPLYDYMNRRLMEANVKNDLEILEEVEGLAVEFRDTWKQVILQTRKVQYGQGGNA; this is encoded by the coding sequence ATGTCAATTCAAGCTTATCAAAACAATTCGGTGGAAACCGCTTCGCCGGGGGAGCTTACGTTAATGCTGTATAATGGCTGTTTGAAATTTATTAAACAGGCGAAAAAAGCGATGGAAACCAACCAGATTGAAGCGAAAAATACGAGCATTCAAAAAGCGCAGAACATCGTTCAGGAACTCATGGTAACAATGGATCAAGGGTATGAAATCACCCAGCAGATTCTGCCTTTATATGATTATATGAACCGACGTCTGATGGAAGCGAATGTGAAAAACGATTTAGAGATCCTGGAAGAAGTAGAAGGATTAGCGGTGGAATTCCGCGATACGTGGAAACAGGTTATATTGCAGACGAGAAAAGTCCAGTATGGCCAGGGCGGAAACGCGTAA
- a CDS encoding flagellar protein FliT has translation MSVWKDFYGLTLKLELTLNENVTRGNRSEIIERVNDILDERSILMKELAQVQSAEERDMKEQVLAKEPELTARLDVLFRELKTEMRNVKKTKSSNQRYTNPYRSVSSYDGMFLDHRK, from the coding sequence ATGAGCGTTTGGAAGGATTTTTACGGATTAACGCTTAAGCTTGAGCTGACCTTAAACGAAAACGTCACCCGTGGTAATCGATCGGAAATCATCGAGCGCGTCAACGATATTCTTGACGAACGATCAATTCTCATGAAAGAATTAGCGCAGGTACAGTCAGCTGAAGAGAGAGACATGAAGGAGCAGGTGCTCGCTAAAGAACCGGAGCTCACCGCGCGTCTGGACGTGCTTTTCCGCGAGTTGAAGACTGAGATGCGCAATGTAAAAAAGACCAAATCCAGCAATCAGCGATATACCAACCCTTATCGCAGCGTTTCCAGCTATGATGGCATGTTTTTGGATCATAGAAAGTAG